The proteins below come from a single Saimiri boliviensis isolate mSaiBol1 chromosome 16, mSaiBol1.pri, whole genome shotgun sequence genomic window:
- the CSNK1A1L gene encoding casein kinase I: MMNSGSKAELIVGGKYKLVRKIGSGSFGDVYLGVTTTTGEEVAVKLESQKAKHPQLLYESKLYTILQGGIGIPHMHWYGQEKDSNVLVMDLLGPSLEDLFNFCSRRFTMKTVLMLADQMISRIEYVHTKNFLHRDIKPDNFLMGTGRHCNKLFLIDFGLAKKYRDNRTRQHIPYREDKHLIGTVRYASINTHLGIEQSRRDDMESLGYVFMYFNRTNLPWQGLKAMTKKQKYEKISEKKMSTPVEVLCKGFPAEFAMYLNYCRGLRFEEVPDYMYLRQLFRILFRTLNHQYDYTFDWTMLKQKAAQQAASSSGQGQQAQTQTGKQTEKKNNVKDN; encoded by the coding sequence ATGATGAACAGCGGCTCCAAGGCCGAACTCATCGTGGGAGGGAAATACAAACTGGTGCGGAAGATCGGGTCCGGCTCCTTCGGAGACGTTTATCTGGGAGTCACCACCACCACGGGCGAGGAAGTGGCAGTGAAGCTGGAATCTCAGAAGGCCAAGCACCCCCAGCTGCTGTATGAGAGCAAACTCTACACGATTCTTCAAGGTGGGATTGGCATCCCCCACATGCACTGGTACGGTCAGGAAAAAGACAGCAACGTGCTAGTCATGGACCTTCTGGGACCCAGCCTCGAAGACCTCTTTAATTTCTGTTCCAGAAGGTTCACCATGAAAACTGTACTTATGTTGGCCGACCAGATGATCAGTAGAATTGAATACGTGCATACGAAGAATTTTCTACACCGAGACATTAAACCAGATAACTTCCTGATGGGTACCGGGCGTCACTGTAATAAGTTGTTCCTTATTGATTTTGGTTTGGCCAAAAAGTACAGAGACAACAGGACCAGGCAACACATACCGTACAGAGAAGATAAACACCTCATTGGCACTGTCCGATATGCCAGCATCAATACGCATCTTGGTATTGAGCAGAGCCGGCGAGATGACATGGAATCCTTAGGCTAcgttttcatgtattttaatagaACCAACCTGCCGTGGCAAGGACTAAAGGCtatgacaaagaaacaaaaatatgaaaagattagTGAGAAGAAGATGTCCACCCCTGTTGAAGTTTTATGTAAGGGATTTCCTGCGGAATTTGCCATGTACTTGAATTACTGTCGTGGGCTGCGCTTTGAGGAAGTCCCAGATTACATGTATCTGAGGCAGCTCTTCCGCATTCTTTTCAGGACCCTGAACCACCAATATGACTACACATTTGATTGGACGATGTTAAAGCAGAAAGCAGCACAGCAGGCAGCCTCTTCCAGTGGGCAGGGTCAGCAGGCCCAAACCCAGACAGGCAAGCAAacggaaaaaaagaataatgtgaaAGATAACTAA